The following are from one region of the Biomphalaria glabrata chromosome 4, xgBioGlab47.1, whole genome shotgun sequence genome:
- the LOC106061664 gene encoding baculoviral IAP repeat-containing protein 3-like isoform X3, giving the protein MGLQKTAHRKRISVGARRRNTISSNVLRMKSARQFHCYIVANQRTQPSNWKFIICSKFGHLQRKRKASSFIQTVANFNNERNAIKWIKQYDSYLTDLQSCNIKSSLAKIFTKNVDQKAQENKADNDSDTKDDYQRSSVFKRISNSTSLYEDLMSLRHIRIKSCSFQCYWMLHQNETSFPATTISKMYFNYEILRLRTYCNYPTHGTKSALVLAQNGFVYIGSGSDDKVTCYACQGSKVDWLESEVVTEVHRSMSPDCSMVTGVNSDNVPITRGQKSFDELIQSFSILSILNTEGSQDVRKEDDETPSLEIQIDAAPIACQEQVNINDDASANSVTKSQTIPIRNIPTFNQQARNESTSFRPYATLEQAFVTLPLSVQPPPSSDSLNAHSSNSPHALAQPLTRNEPLSSDTNSTERSPVQPNPNEYNSPVSENNSIFSPPNVYSNLQSDTVASQPATTYPKKPDTPQPPNNNSRNTGPTYSELGIVTERPKRPEYAIKRERVKTFSNWPRSHHIQVDDLADAGFYYAGYGDCARCFFCGGGLRNWEDEDDVWVEHARWFPKCAFIRQLMGQNFVDKVQDLNKTKDKISYQMVTDEMGISASAFQLDSKSNPLKRDPAVRAMMEFGYPEKMVLEVANLLKSQDMTLIPTLFYLAVSENTLMSADVLLKKLNEWNVNSPQLTSKHLNGLTKTTTNQDLESIRKMKERNNELRQQTMCKICMDKDVEVVFLPCGHLVSCAECAGALKDCAVCRKPVKGTVRAFLG; this is encoded by the exons TTCCTTTATCCAGACTGTCGCAAATTTCAACAATGAACGAAACGCTATTAAGTGGATAAAACAATATGACAGCTATCTAAC GGATCTACAATCCTGTAACATTAAAAGTTCTCTGGCAAAGATTTTCACAAAAAATGTTGACCAAAAAG CTCAAGAGAATAAGGCAGACAATGATTCTGATACAAAAGATGACTACCAACGTTCCTCCGTATTTAAGAGAATTTCGAATTCAACCTCCCTGTATGAAGATTTAATGTCTCTAAGGCACATACGCATCAAAAGTTGCAGCTTTCAATGCTATTGGATGCTCCATCAAAATGAAACGAGTTTTCCTGCAACGACTATTTCGAAAATGTATTTCAATTATGAAATACTACGACTACGTACTTACTGTAACTATCCGACACATGGAACCAAATCTGCTCTAGTTTTGGCTCAGAATGGTTTCGTTTACATTGGTTCAGGATCAGACGATAAAGTCACGTGTTATGCCTGTCAAGGCAGTAAAGTCGATTGGCTAGAGTCTGAAGTTGTTACAGAAGTTCATAGGTCAATGTCTCCAGACTGTTCCATGGTGACAGGAGTAAATAGTGACAATGTGCCGATCACTAGAGGCCAAAAGTCTTTTGATGAGTTGATTCAAAGTTTCAGcattctaagtattttaaaCACTGAAGGCAGCCAAGATGTCAGGAAAGAGGACGATGAAACACCCTCATTGGAAATACAGATAGACGCAGCTCCAATCGCTTGTCAAGAGCAGGTCAACATAAACGATGACGCTAGTGCTAATAGCGTCACTAAATCCCAAACTATCCCAATCAGAAATATCCCAACCTTTAATCAGCAAGCAAGAAACGAGTCAACCTCTTTCAGGCCCTACGCTACATTAGAACAAGCATTTGTCACACTGCCTCTGTCAGTTCAGCCACCTCCTTCATCCGACTCTCTAAATGCACACTCTTCCAACTCTCCTCATGCTCTGGCTCAGCCACTAACTAGAAATGAGCCTCTTTCATCAGATACAAATAGCACAGAAAGAAGTCCAGTGCAGCCTAACCCAAACGAATACAATTCCCCAGTCTCAGAAAACAACAGCATCTTTTCACCACCCAATGTTTACTCCAATCTTCAGAGTGACACCGTGGCTTCTCAGCCTGCTACTACATACCCCAAGAAACCTGACACACCCCAGCCTCCTAATAATAATAGCAGAAATACAGGCCCGACCTACTCAGAACTGGGAATCGTTACGGAAAGACCTAAACGTCCAGAGTATGCAATAAAAcgtgaaagagttaaaacgtTTTCCAATTGGCCAAGATCCCATCATATTCAAGTGGACGACCTGGCAGACGCTGGATTCTATTATGCGG GTTACGGAGACTGTGCCAGGTGTTTCTTCTGTGGTGGTGGATTAAGAAACTGGGAAGATGAAGATGACGTCTGGGTAGAACATGCCAGGTGGTTCCCCAAGTGTGCTTTCATCAGACAACTCATGGGACAGAATTTCGTTGACAAGGTGCAGGATCTTAACAAAACCAAAGACAAG ATATCTTACCAAATGGTGACTGACGAGATGGGAATATCGGCATCAGCATTTCAGCTTG ACAGTAAAAGTAATCCCTTAAAACGAGACCCCGCTGTCAGAGCAATGATGGAGTTTGGATACCCAGAGAAAATGGTTCTTGAAGTCGCAAACCTCCTTAAGTCTCAAG ACATGACACTTATCCCAACTTTGTTCTATCTCGCTGTATCAGAAAACACACTTATGTCAGCTGACGTGCTACTGAAAAAGTTAAATGAATGGAATGTGAACAGTCCACAGCTGACCAGCAAACACTTGAATGGattgacaaaaacaacaacaaaccaaGATTTGG AATCCATTCgcaaaatgaaagagagaaacaatgaACTACGCCAGCAGACGATGTGTAAGATCTGCATGGACAAAGATGTGGAGGTGGTGTTTCTGCCCTGTGGTCACCTGGTCTCATGCGCTGAATGTGCAGGAGCTCTGAAAGACTGCGCAGTCTGCAGGAAGCCTGTCAAGGGAACTGTCCGCGCTTTCCTGGGCTAG
- the LOC106061667 gene encoding uncharacterized protein LOC106061667, translated as MPFSNKKRISDNGSTQIKRKVHEQILYVNNRNKKKEKCKNIKKPEDTRELYNLSQTKKFSSLRELKESIERHESEPVGCECVRVNSNCSPKCDLLECPNKNDHTTCQRLGNDFWNEKYRLRTFIKYPKSAAKSAIYLSNAGFIYTGTGQDGDSRVTCVFCGVTIKSCNLLCDLEQFHKSLSPECPMVSGSSSANISFTSSVRSDSDFDVLLQEAERLGSLLQTDYQPSALEEMGAANSFKHCKNSCEKSSHKSDTPTLHHQYYQEISSLQSERNSAVNVIHDLPENLTSFLMSQRNENTTTPDDISPQVSSQREATDVLSLQPDHMQTNGSQTQSIESNRSSNSLHSLSNSVTSSTTPETRSSTTSLNSNTNIPASTTSNEHSPANPSSQRNPTYSELGIITDRPKRVEYALTSERLKSFSSWPRGHFLEPTDLVNAGFYYSGNGDCARCFYCGGGLKNWEDEDDVLVEHARWFSKCAYIRSKMGQAFVDAVKVLNESHDVITFKMVTDQMGGQACSGQLDPRDNPLRRDPAVKTMVDLGYKELDALEIAQLLKDRELTLTADLLIETLTQEGKVAQTNFTNFDQETTFDEDKEKVRLIKETNLHLRQQTVCKMCLDNEVSVVFLPCGHLVSCSECSSAVSKCPMCRADVKGIVRAFLS; from the exons ATGCCATTTAGCAATAAAAAGAGAATTAGTGACAATGGGAGCACACAGATTAAAAGAAAAGTCCATGAACAAATTCTTTATGTCAACAACAGGAATAAGAAAaaggaaaaatgtaaaaatatcaaGAAACCTGAAGACACGCGTGAATTGTACAATCTCAGTCAGACCAAGAAGTTCAGTTCACTTAGGGAACTCAAGGAGTCGATTGAAAGGCATGAATCTGAACCGGTTGGATGTGAATGTGTACGCGTGAACTCAAACTGCAGCCCAAAATGTGATCTGTTGGAATGTCCGAATAAAAATGACCACACAACGTGTCAACGTCTAGGAAATGATTTCTGGAATGAGAAATACAGGTTAAGGACATTTATAAAATATCCCAAATCAGCTGCTAAATCTGCGATCTATTTATCAAACGCTGGCTTTATTTACACCGGAACTGGACAGGATGGAGACTCCAGGGTAACTTGTGTATTTTGTGGAGTGACTATCAAGTCTTGCAACCTTCTTTGTGATCTAGAACAGTTTCACAAATCTTTATCTCCCGAGTGCCCAATGGTTTCTGGAAGCAGCTCTGCAAATATCTCGTTTACTTCTAGTGTGCGTTCTGATTCAGACTTTGATGTACTATTGCAAGAAGCAGAAAGACTTGGTAGTTTGCTACAAACTGATTATCAGCCCTCAGCGTTAGAGGAAATGGGCGCAGCAAATAGTTTTAAGCATTGTAAGAATAGTTGCGAGAAATCAAGCCACAAATCAGATACACCAACTTTACACCATCAATATTATCAAGAGATTAGTTCTTTACAATCTGAAAGAAATTCTGCTGTAAATGTGATACACGATTTACCAGAAAATTTGACAAGTTTCTTGATGTCACAGAGAAATGAGAATACCACGACTCCAGATGACATCTCACCTCAAGTGTCCAGCCAGAGAGAGGCTACAGATGTCTTATCATTACAGCCAGACCACATGCAGACCAACGGAAGCCAGACACAAAGTATTGAATCAAACAGATCTTCGAATAGTTTACACTCACTTTCTAATAGTGTCACATCTTCTACAACTCCAGAAACACGATCAAGCACGACGTCTCTTAATAGTAACACCAACATTCCAGCATCAACTACAAGTAATGAGCACTCGCCAGCTAACCCAAGCAGCCAGAGAAACCCAACCTACAGTGAGCTGGGCATCATCACGGACAGACCAAAACGTGTAGAGTATGCGCTGACATCAGAAAGGCTAAAGTCATTCAGCAGCTGGCCGAGAGGGCATTTCCTTGAACCAACTGACCTGGTCAACGCAGGTTTCTATTATAGTG GTAACGGAGACTGTGCCAGGTGTTTCTATTGCGGAGGAGGTCTCAAAAACTGGGAGGATGAGGACGATGTTTTGGTGGAACACGCCCGATGGTTCTCAAAGTGTGCTTACATTCGGAGCAAAATGGGCCAGGCCTTTGTCGATGCTGTCAAAGTGTTAAATGAATCGCATGATGTG aTTACGTTTAAAATGGTTACAGACCAAATGGGTGGTCAAGCATGCTCTGGTCAATTAG ATCCCAGAGATAACCCACTCAGACGAGACCCAGCCGTTAAAACTATGGTAGATCTGGGTTATAAAGAATTGGATGCTTTGGAAATAGCTCAACTTTTGAAAGACAGAG aattgacCCTGACAGCTGATTTGTTGATAGAAACATTAACACAGGAAGGAAAAGTCGCGCAGACCAACTTTACGAACTTCGACCAGGAAACAACTTTCGATGAAGACAAAG AAAAGGTCAGActgataaaagaaacaaatctcCACCTTCGACAACAGACAGTATGTAAGATGTGCCTGGACAATGAGGTCTCTGTGGTCTTCTTGCCTTGTGGTCACCTGGTCTCGTGTTCTGAATGTTCGTCTGCTGTATCCAAGTGTCCGATGTGCAGAGCAGACGTGAAGGGCATTGTGCGCGCTTTTCTGAGTTGA